In one Vibrio sp. VB16 genomic region, the following are encoded:
- the glmU gene encoding bifunctional UDP-N-acetylglucosamine diphosphorylase/glucosamine-1-phosphate N-acetyltransferase GlmU, with product MSFSAVILAAGKGTRMYSNIPKVLHTLAGKPMVKHVIDTCNDLGAQNIHLVYGHGGDLMRQALSAESVNWVLQAEQLGTGHAVDQASDKFDDNEKVLVLYGDVPLISPETIESLLDAQPAGGVALLTVVLDDPDGYGRIERKNDAVIAIVEQKDATEEQKRIKEINTGVMVATGGDLKRWLSGLNNQNAQGEYYLTDIIAAAHEEGRSIEAVHPSCAVEVEGVNNRVQLARIERAYQLMQAEKLLEQGVMLLDPSRFDLRGKLQCGIDVQIDVNVIIEGSVSLGNNVIIGAGCVLKDCEIDDNTLVRPYSVIDDAIVGEACTVGPFTRLRPGTELKNNAHVGNFVEVKNGVIGEGSKANHLTYIGDTVIGQRSNIGAGTITCNYDGVNKFKTIIGDDVFVGSDTQLIAPITVGNGVTIGAGTTVTRDISEGELVITRAKERRIEGWQRPVKK from the coding sequence ATGAGCTTCAGCGCGGTGATTCTAGCGGCGGGTAAAGGTACTCGCATGTATTCCAATATACCTAAGGTGTTACATACCTTAGCCGGAAAGCCAATGGTCAAGCATGTTATCGATACCTGCAATGATTTGGGTGCGCAAAATATCCATCTTGTTTATGGTCACGGTGGTGATCTTATGCGACAAGCTTTATCTGCGGAGTCGGTGAATTGGGTGCTCCAAGCTGAACAATTAGGAACTGGACACGCGGTTGATCAAGCATCAGACAAATTTGATGATAATGAAAAAGTATTAGTGTTATATGGGGATGTTCCTCTTATCTCACCTGAAACTATTGAAAGTCTGCTAGATGCTCAGCCTGCTGGTGGCGTTGCTTTGTTAACCGTTGTTTTAGATGACCCAGACGGATATGGACGCATTGAGCGTAAAAATGATGCTGTTATTGCAATTGTTGAGCAAAAAGATGCGACGGAAGAGCAAAAACGTATCAAGGAAATAAATACCGGAGTAATGGTCGCCACTGGTGGTGATCTGAAACGATGGTTGTCAGGACTTAATAACCAAAATGCACAGGGTGAGTATTACCTTACGGACATTATTGCCGCCGCTCACGAAGAGGGCCGATCAATAGAAGCCGTTCATCCTTCATGCGCAGTTGAAGTTGAAGGGGTAAATAATCGTGTTCAACTTGCTCGTATTGAGCGTGCTTACCAACTCATGCAAGCTGAAAAATTACTTGAGCAAGGCGTGATGCTTCTTGACCCATCCCGCTTTGATCTGCGCGGTAAGCTTCAATGTGGTATCGATGTGCAGATTGATGTTAATGTTATTATCGAAGGCAGCGTAAGCCTAGGTAATAATGTCATTATTGGTGCTGGTTGTGTTCTGAAGGATTGTGAGATCGATGACAACACCCTTGTACGCCCTTATAGCGTGATAGATGATGCAATAGTAGGAGAAGCTTGTACAGTCGGTCCATTTACTCGTCTTCGCCCAGGAACAGAGCTAAAAAACAATGCTCACGTAGGAAACTTTGTCGAAGTTAAAAATGGCGTGATAGGTGAGGGATCTAAAGCAAATCACCTTACTTATATTGGAGATACTGTCATTGGTCAGCGTTCAAATATTGGTGCTGGAACGATTACTTGTAATTATGATGGTGTGAATAAGTTTAAGACGATTATCGGTGATGATGTTTTTGTCGGCTCTGACACACAGTTAATAGCGCCTATAACGGTTGGAAATGGGGTGACTATTGGTGCAGGCACAACTGTCACGAGGGACATATCTGAAGGCGAGCTAGTGATCACTCGTGCGAAAGAGCGCAGAATTGAAGGCTGGCAGCGCCCTGTTAAGAAGTAG
- the ilvA gene encoding threonine ammonia-lyase, biosynthetic → MAENPLGTLPKSGAEYLRHILRAPVYDVATVTLLQDMPRISERIGNQVQIKREDRQPVHSFKLRGAYNMVSSLSDAQKQAGVIAASAGNHAQGIALSGKKLDVKAIIVMPITTPDIKVEAVKSFGGDVVLHGSNFDEAKAEAERLAELNNYTFVPPFDHPLVIAGQGTIGMEILQQNGHLDYIFVPVGGGGLAAGVAVLVKQLMPEIKVIAVEPEESSCLKAALDAGEPVVLDQINMFADGVAVKRIGDETFRLCNKYLDGHIAVSSDEICAAVKDIFEDTRAIAEPSGALALAGLKKFVEQQSLKDKKLATVLSGANTNFHGLRYVSERCELGEKREGLLAVTIPEVPGAFFKFCQIIGGRAVTEFNYRYNDASLANIFVGVRLQNGQEELESIVHDLKEGGYPVIDLSDNEMAKLHIRYMIGGKPSKALTEKLFSFEFPEYPGALLKFLSTLGTHWNISMFNYRNQGADYGRVLCGFELEESDLPRFAAHLHELDYPYKDESDNAAYKFFLS, encoded by the coding sequence ATGGCAGAAAATCCGTTAGGAACACTGCCTAAGAGTGGTGCAGAATATCTGCGCCACATCCTTAGAGCCCCAGTTTATGACGTAGCAACCGTCACTCTATTGCAAGACATGCCTAGAATCTCTGAGCGTATTGGAAACCAGGTGCAAATAAAACGAGAAGATAGGCAACCCGTACACTCGTTTAAATTACGCGGTGCGTACAATATGGTTTCAAGCCTATCGGATGCTCAGAAACAAGCAGGTGTCATTGCTGCCTCGGCAGGTAATCACGCTCAAGGCATTGCACTCTCTGGCAAAAAACTAGACGTTAAAGCCATCATTGTAATGCCGATAACAACCCCAGATATCAAGGTTGAAGCCGTTAAAAGCTTTGGTGGTGACGTTGTGCTTCATGGCAGTAATTTTGATGAAGCAAAAGCAGAAGCCGAAAGATTGGCAGAGCTAAATAACTATACTTTTGTTCCTCCTTTTGATCATCCATTGGTGATTGCAGGCCAAGGAACCATCGGTATGGAAATACTACAACAAAATGGTCATTTGGATTATATATTTGTTCCTGTTGGTGGTGGCGGTCTCGCAGCCGGTGTCGCCGTACTCGTTAAACAGCTAATGCCAGAAATTAAGGTTATTGCCGTTGAGCCAGAAGAGTCATCTTGCCTAAAAGCAGCATTAGATGCTGGTGAACCAGTTGTTCTCGACCAAATAAATATGTTTGCCGATGGTGTTGCCGTTAAGCGTATTGGTGATGAAACATTTAGGCTCTGTAACAAGTATCTTGATGGGCATATTGCGGTATCTAGCGATGAAATATGTGCTGCTGTAAAAGATATCTTTGAAGATACTCGTGCGATTGCTGAACCTTCAGGTGCTCTTGCTTTGGCCGGATTGAAGAAATTTGTAGAACAACAGAGCCTCAAAGATAAAAAACTGGCGACGGTTCTATCTGGAGCAAATACCAACTTTCACGGTTTACGCTATGTATCAGAAAGATGCGAGCTTGGTGAAAAACGTGAAGGTCTATTAGCCGTGACAATTCCAGAAGTACCAGGAGCATTCTTTAAGTTCTGTCAGATTATTGGTGGTAGAGCTGTCACCGAATTTAACTATCGGTACAACGATGCCAGTTTAGCCAATATATTCGTAGGTGTACGCCTGCAAAATGGTCAGGAAGAGCTAGAGAGTATTGTTCATGATCTAAAAGAAGGTGGGTATCCTGTTATCGACCTCTCTGATAACGAAATGGCGAAGCTACATATTCGATATATGATTGGTGGTAAACCGTCAAAGGCACTTACAGAGAAATTGTTCAGCTTTGAGTTTCCTGAATACCCAGGCGCCTTATTGAAGTTCTTGAGTACGCTTGGTACTCATTGGAACATCAGTATGTTCAACTACCGAAATCAAGGCGCTGATTATGGTCGTGTGCTCTGCGGGTTCGAGCTAGAAGAATCAGACTTGCCACGTTTTGCCGCACATCTTCATGAACTGGATTATCCCTACAAGGATGAATCAGATAATGCGGCGTATAAGTTCTTTTTATCTTAG
- a CDS encoding DUF5692 family protein gives MAKNKKKDMIWPEMMWLWIMVYGLWSFAYAYNGLTDRAFYSAVLLISCTIPAFFIKKEGEYISSYDYR, from the coding sequence ATTGCTAAGAACAAAAAGAAAGATATGATCTGGCCAGAAATGATGTGGCTTTGGATTATGGTTTATGGCCTGTGGAGTTTTGCATATGCTTATAACGGCTTAACAGACCGTGCATTCTATAGTGCTGTTTTATTAATATCTTGTACAATTCCCGCCTTTTTTATCAAGAAAGAGGGTGAGTATATATCAAGTTATGACTATCGTTAA
- a CDS encoding acyl-CoA dehydrogenase family protein has product MLFNPKLHNIEYRDQNTQELMQKVIDFFENKGLKSIKEDWHNKVWNYEFVEFMKENNILETLMTPSGYGAEDARWDTYRNTKFAEIVGFYGLTYWYTFQVSMLGLAPVWLGSNEELKHKTARLLKEGEVFAFGLSEKEHGADIYSSEMQLHPQSDGGYLGQGDKYYIGNGNEAALVSTFGKNSDTGEYVFFAVDSKHANYECIKNTVNEQMHVSEFHIDNYPLTEEDIMEKGPNAWDNMLNTVNICKFNLGFGAVGLCEHAFYEAIKHAANRNVYGKHVTDFVHVKRLFVDGYVRLCGMKLFSERATDYMRSASTEDRRYLLFNPLVKMKVTSQGEDVINHFWDVIAAKGFEKEPFFEVAAHEIRMLPKLEGTVHVNMALVIKFMQNYLFNPKEFSHIPRRDDLVNDDFLFDQGATKGLSKIQFHDYKLTYDQFDLPNVNVFKEQIKLFKDFLIESSPSKEQSKDIDYLLAMGDCFTLIVYGHLILENAQINGCQDELVEEIFDVLIRDFSKYAVILMTKPSNTDTQVERVRKLIKAPIANETRFERFWFEQVYALNDAYTLAN; this is encoded by the coding sequence ATGTTATTCAACCCAAAATTGCACAATATCGAATATAGAGACCAGAATACGCAAGAGCTGATGCAAAAAGTCATCGACTTTTTTGAGAATAAAGGCTTGAAAAGCATTAAGGAAGATTGGCACAACAAAGTTTGGAATTATGAGTTTGTAGAGTTCATGAAAGAAAATAACATTCTAGAAACGTTAATGACGCCATCTGGTTACGGAGCTGAAGATGCTCGTTGGGATACTTATCGAAATACAAAGTTTGCTGAAATTGTTGGCTTCTATGGGTTAACGTATTGGTACACTTTTCAAGTGTCTATGCTGGGTCTCGCACCTGTTTGGCTAGGTAGTAATGAGGAGTTGAAACATAAAACAGCACGGCTTTTGAAAGAGGGAGAAGTATTTGCTTTTGGTCTTTCAGAGAAAGAACATGGTGCTGATATTTACTCTTCAGAAATGCAACTTCATCCGCAATCGGATGGTGGGTATTTGGGCCAAGGTGACAAGTATTATATTGGTAACGGTAATGAAGCCGCATTAGTATCCACTTTTGGTAAAAACTCTGATACAGGTGAATATGTTTTTTTTGCAGTAGATTCTAAACATGCGAATTACGAATGTATTAAAAATACCGTAAATGAACAAATGCACGTCTCTGAATTTCATATAGATAATTACCCACTTACTGAAGAAGATATTATGGAAAAAGGGCCTAATGCATGGGACAACATGCTTAATACCGTTAATATCTGTAAATTTAATCTCGGCTTTGGAGCGGTAGGTTTGTGCGAACATGCGTTTTATGAAGCAATTAAGCATGCAGCAAACCGGAATGTTTATGGAAAGCATGTAACAGATTTTGTTCATGTAAAACGTCTTTTTGTTGATGGATATGTACGATTATGTGGCATGAAGCTTTTTTCGGAACGTGCAACCGATTATATGCGTTCAGCTTCAACTGAAGATCGTCGTTATTTATTATTTAATCCATTAGTGAAAATGAAAGTAACGTCTCAGGGAGAAGATGTGATTAATCATTTTTGGGATGTTATTGCCGCAAAAGGTTTTGAAAAAGAACCGTTCTTTGAAGTTGCTGCACATGAAATCCGTATGTTGCCCAAATTAGAAGGTACAGTGCATGTCAATATGGCTCTGGTTATCAAATTTATGCAAAACTATCTATTTAATCCTAAAGAGTTTAGTCATATTCCTCGTCGCGATGATTTAGTCAATGACGATTTTCTGTTCGATCAAGGGGCAACAAAAGGGTTAAGTAAGATTCAATTTCATGATTATAAATTAACTTATGATCAATTCGACTTACCTAATGTAAACGTATTTAAAGAACAAATTAAGCTATTTAAAGATTTTTTGATAGAGTCTTCACCTAGCAAGGAACAGTCAAAAGATATTGATTACTTATTGGCAATGGGTGATTGTTTTACGTTGATTGTTTATGGACATTTGATTTTAGAAAATGCACAGATTAATGGGTGTCAAGATGAATTAGTGGAAGAAATATTCGATGTGCTCATTCGTGATTTCTCCAAATATGCCGTAATACTGATGACAAAACCAAGCAATACAGATACACAAGTTGAGCGAGTACGAAAACTAATCAAGGCTCCTATTGCGAATGAAACGCGTTTTGAAAGGTTTTGGTTTGAGCAAGTATATGCGTTAAATGATGCATATACTTTGGCTAATTGA
- the ilvG gene encoding acetolactate synthase 2 catalytic subunit, which yields MNGSDLVVAALKQQGITTVFGYPGGAIMPIYDALYDGGVEHVLCRHEQGAAMAAIGMARATQDVAVCLATSGPGATNLVTGLADALLDSVPLVAITGQVASPLIGTDAFQEIDVIGISLACSKHSYLVTDIDDLAPTLAEAFEVAKSGRPGPVVVDIAKDVQLAEAPTHLLPFIEPPAIPVADPKALEKAQSLLNKADKPVLYIGGGVQIAKATDTVRQFLINNPIPTVSTLKGLGSVERHDPNYLGMVGMHGTKAANLIVQESDLLIVVGARFDDRVTGRLDSFAPDARVIHIDIDAAEFNKLRRSNASLQGDINIILPQLTLEQDISPWLEQTSSLRKEFKWRYDHPGELIYAPLLLKQLSDSMPDSSIVSTDVGQHQMWAAQHIQPRKPENYITSAGLGTMGFGLPAAIGAKIARPDDQSILITGDGSFMMNIQELGTIKRKQVAVKMVLLNNHRLGMVRQWQSLFFDGRHSETILDDNPDFQALAAAFGIPGKTITTKAEVEPALKEMLASETAYLLHVLIDEDENVWPLVPPGAANQDMLENT from the coding sequence ATGAACGGATCCGACTTGGTAGTAGCGGCCCTTAAACAGCAGGGTATAACCACAGTATTTGGATACCCAGGTGGCGCCATCATGCCAATTTATGATGCCCTTTACGATGGTGGCGTTGAGCATGTACTTTGCAGACATGAACAAGGTGCTGCAATGGCGGCCATTGGTATGGCACGAGCAACTCAAGATGTTGCTGTCTGCCTAGCCACATCTGGCCCCGGCGCGACAAACCTCGTGACAGGCTTAGCGGATGCACTTTTAGATTCTGTGCCACTCGTTGCCATTACTGGTCAAGTTGCTAGCCCACTCATTGGTACAGATGCATTCCAAGAAATAGATGTTATTGGTATATCTCTAGCTTGCTCCAAACACAGTTACTTAGTTACCGACATAGATGACTTAGCGCCAACGTTAGCTGAGGCCTTTGAGGTAGCAAAATCAGGTAGACCTGGGCCGGTTGTGGTCGACATTGCTAAAGATGTCCAGTTAGCTGAAGCTCCGACTCATCTTCTTCCATTTATCGAACCACCCGCAATTCCAGTAGCCGATCCCAAAGCATTAGAAAAAGCCCAAAGCCTACTCAATAAAGCAGATAAACCGGTTCTTTACATCGGTGGGGGCGTTCAAATAGCTAAAGCAACAGATACGGTGCGACAATTTCTTATTAACAATCCAATCCCTACCGTGAGTACCTTAAAAGGCTTGGGTAGCGTAGAACGTCATGATCCTAATTACCTAGGAATGGTTGGAATGCACGGAACGAAAGCAGCCAATCTAATCGTTCAAGAGTCCGATCTATTAATTGTGGTTGGTGCCCGTTTCGACGATAGAGTGACGGGCCGATTAGATTCGTTTGCCCCAGATGCGAGAGTCATCCATATCGATATTGATGCAGCAGAGTTTAATAAGCTGCGCCGTTCAAATGCATCTTTGCAGGGTGATATCAACATAATTCTTCCACAACTCACACTTGAACAAGATATTTCTCCATGGCTTGAACAGACATCTAGTCTGAGAAAAGAATTCAAATGGCGCTACGATCATCCCGGAGAGCTTATCTATGCGCCTTTACTATTAAAGCAACTTTCAGACTCAATGCCTGACAGCTCTATCGTGTCTACGGATGTTGGCCAACATCAGATGTGGGCGGCGCAACATATACAACCACGTAAACCAGAAAACTATATAACCTCTGCTGGTCTTGGCACTATGGGCTTTGGCCTTCCGGCTGCCATTGGAGCAAAGATTGCTCGACCTGATGATCAATCTATATTGATCACTGGTGATGGCTCTTTTATGATGAATATTCAAGAGTTAGGCACGATAAAAAGAAAGCAAGTAGCCGTCAAAATGGTTTTACTTAACAACCATCGTTTGGGTATGGTTCGTCAATGGCAATCACTCTTTTTTGATGGTCGCCACAGTGAAACCATTCTGGATGATAACCCAGATTTTCAAGCACTCGCGGCTGCATTTGGTATCCCAGGTAAAACCATTACAACGAAAGCAGAAGTAGAGCCGGCCCTAAAAGAAATGCTAGCAAGTGAAACCGCTTATCTACTTCATGTTCTTATCGATGAAGATGAAAACGTATGGCCGCTCGTTCCACCGGGCGCAGCAAATCAAGATATGTTGGAGAATACCTAA
- a CDS encoding branched-chain amino acid transaminase, whose protein sequence is MATNTADYIWFNGEMVPWGEAKVHVLTHAMHYGTSVFEGIRCYNTPEGPIVFRHKEHMQRLKDSAKIYRFPIKYSVDELMEACRETLRDNKLDSAYIRPLGFIGNVGLGVCPPTDTEMDLIIAAFPWGSYLGEEALANGVDAMISSWNRAAPNTIPTAAKAGGNYLSSLLVGGEARRHGYAEGIALSVDGYLSEGAGENIFIIKNGVLHTPPATSAILPGITRDSIMILAKELGYEVREENIAREALYLADEIFMTGTAAEIVPVRSVDQITVGEGKRGPITEKIQSTFFGLFNGTTEDKWGWLDFVYPENSVRSDK, encoded by the coding sequence ATGGCAACAAACACTGCTGATTATATTTGGTTTAATGGTGAAATGGTTCCTTGGGGCGAAGCTAAAGTCCATGTTCTTACGCATGCTATGCACTATGGCACCTCAGTATTTGAAGGTATTCGTTGTTACAACACACCTGAAGGGCCGATTGTTTTTCGCCACAAAGAGCACATGCAACGCCTAAAAGATTCTGCAAAAATATATCGGTTTCCTATTAAATACTCTGTTGATGAGTTGATGGAAGCATGCCGTGAAACCTTAAGAGACAACAAGCTAGACTCCGCTTACATTCGTCCGCTAGGTTTTATTGGCAACGTTGGCTTAGGTGTTTGTCCACCAACTGACACGGAAATGGATCTTATTATTGCCGCCTTCCCATGGGGTTCCTATTTGGGGGAAGAAGCATTGGCTAACGGTGTCGACGCAATGATTTCAAGTTGGAATCGTGCGGCACCCAATACTATTCCAACGGCAGCTAAAGCTGGCGGTAACTACCTTTCGTCTTTACTTGTTGGGGGAGAAGCTCGCCGTCATGGTTATGCTGAAGGTATCGCCTTAAGCGTTGATGGATACCTTTCTGAAGGTGCAGGAGAAAACATCTTCATTATTAAAAATGGTGTTTTACATACTCCTCCTGCCACTAGCGCTATCCTGCCAGGAATTACTCGCGACTCAATCATGATATTAGCCAAAGAACTTGGTTATGAAGTCAGAGAAGAAAATATTGCTCGCGAAGCGTTATACCTTGCAGACGAAATATTTATGACCGGTACCGCCGCTGAGATAGTACCAGTAAGAAGCGTTGACCAGATTACCGTCGGTGAAGGCAAACGCGGCCCTATTACAGAAAAAATTCAATCCACATTCTTTGGATTATTCAACGGTACAACAGAAGACAAATGGGGTTGGTTAGATTTTGTCTATCCCGAAAACTCTGTTCGTTCAGACAAGTAA
- the ilvM gene encoding acetolactate synthase 2 small subunit — protein MDRYLLKIEANDKPVLVERILRVVRHRGFTIKQILATQNHESKVAQIELVVDSDRPITLITNQVEKLWDVTNVHTSRLKKDEMLSAYKI, from the coding sequence ATGGATAGATACCTATTAAAAATAGAAGCCAACGATAAGCCTGTTTTGGTTGAACGTATACTTAGAGTGGTAAGACACCGAGGTTTTACCATCAAGCAAATACTTGCGACACAAAATCATGAGAGTAAAGTTGCTCAAATAGAACTTGTCGTTGACAGTGATCGTCCTATTACCTTGATTACAAATCAAGTCGAGAAACTATGGGATGTCACTAATGTACATACCTCTAGACTGAAAAAAGACGAAATGCTCAGTGCTTATAAAATTTAA
- the ilvD gene encoding dihydroxy-acid dehydratase: MSTPNKYRSATTTHGRNMAGARALWRATGVKEEDFGKPIIAVVNSFTQFVPGHVHLKDMGQLVAREIESAGGIAKEFNTIAVDDGIAMGHGGMLYSLPSRELIADSVEYMVNAHCADAMVCISNCDKITPGMMMAALRLNIPVIFVSGGPMEAGKTKLSDQIIKLDLVDAMIQGADPSVSDEQSEQIERSACPTCGSCSGMFTANSMNCLTEALGLSQPGNGSLLATHADRKELFLSAGRRVVELTKRYYEQGDDSALPRNIASKEAFENAMALDIAMGGSTNTVLHLLASAQEGEIAFDMDDIDRMSLRVPHICKVAPSTPKYHMEDVHRAGGVMAILGELDRAGLINNQTNTVLGLTMKEQLAQYDIMQTESEEVKEFFRAGPAGIRTTEAFSQNCRWDTLDNDREDGCIRTKENAFSQEGGLAVLRGNIAIDGCIVKTAGVDEENHKFQGPAVVFESQEDAVEGILGGKVKAGDVVVIRYEGPKGGPGMQEMLYPTTYLKSMGLGKECALLTDGRFSGGTSGLSIGHASPEAAQGGIIGLVNQGDTITIDIPARSITLDVTEDELVSRRAEQEKSGWKPANRQRKVSLALKAYAMLATSADKGAVRDKSMLEG, encoded by the coding sequence ATGTCTACTCCTAATAAATATCGCAGCGCCACGACAACACATGGACGCAACATGGCTGGCGCTCGCGCTTTATGGCGTGCTACAGGCGTTAAAGAAGAGGATTTCGGTAAGCCAATTATCGCGGTCGTAAACTCATTCACACAATTTGTACCGGGTCATGTTCACTTAAAGGACATGGGGCAACTTGTCGCAAGAGAAATCGAATCGGCGGGTGGCATTGCAAAAGAATTCAATACCATTGCCGTTGATGATGGTATTGCCATGGGTCACGGCGGAATGCTTTACTCTCTGCCTTCACGCGAGCTTATTGCAGATTCAGTTGAATATATGGTAAATGCTCACTGTGCCGATGCGATGGTTTGTATTTCTAACTGTGACAAAATTACTCCAGGAATGATGATGGCGGCATTGCGCCTAAACATCCCTGTTATTTTTGTATCAGGCGGTCCAATGGAAGCAGGAAAAACCAAGCTTTCTGATCAAATAATCAAACTCGATCTTGTTGATGCCATGATTCAAGGTGCGGATCCATCCGTATCCGATGAACAAAGTGAGCAAATTGAGCGCAGCGCCTGCCCGACTTGTGGTTCATGTTCTGGTATGTTCACAGCAAATTCCATGAACTGTTTAACTGAAGCTCTTGGCTTAAGTCAACCAGGCAATGGCTCTTTACTCGCGACTCATGCTGATCGTAAAGAGTTATTCCTAAGCGCAGGACGCCGAGTAGTCGAACTGACTAAGCGCTACTATGAGCAAGGTGATGACTCTGCATTGCCTCGTAATATAGCCAGCAAAGAAGCATTTGAAAATGCGATGGCGCTTGATATCGCGATGGGTGGTTCAACAAACACGGTTCTACACTTACTAGCCTCTGCGCAAGAAGGTGAAATAGCCTTTGATATGGATGACATTGATCGCATGTCACTCCGAGTTCCACATATTTGTAAGGTTGCGCCTTCTACTCCAAAGTATCATATGGAGGATGTGCACCGCGCAGGTGGTGTTATGGCCATACTTGGTGAGCTTGATCGTGCAGGGCTAATCAACAATCAGACCAATACTGTTCTTGGCCTGACAATGAAAGAACAATTAGCGCAGTACGACATCATGCAAACCGAATCAGAAGAGGTGAAAGAATTCTTCCGTGCTGGTCCAGCTGGTATTCGTACAACCGAGGCATTTTCACAAAATTGTCGTTGGGACACACTAGACAACGACCGTGAAGACGGCTGTATCCGTACGAAAGAAAACGCCTTTAGCCAGGAAGGGGGTTTGGCTGTACTTAGAGGCAATATCGCTATCGATGGCTGTATCGTCAAAACGGCTGGCGTCGATGAAGAAAATCACAAATTCCAAGGTCCAGCGGTAGTATTTGAAAGCCAAGAAGATGCCGTAGAGGGCATCCTTGGTGGAAAAGTGAAAGCGGGTGATGTGGTTGTCATTCGTTACGAAGGTCCTAAAGGTGGTCCGGGTATGCAAGAGATGCTTTATCCAACGACTTACCTAAAATCAATGGGCTTAGGCAAAGAGTGTGCCCTTCTCACTGACGGTCGCTTCTCTGGTGGTACATCTGGGCTATCTATTGGCCACGCTTCTCCAGAAGCCGCTCAGGGCGGAATTATCGGTCTTGTTAATCAAGGCGATACCATCACAATAGATATACCCGCTCGTTCGATCACCTTAGACGTAACTGAAGATGAACTTGTCAGTCGTAGAGCAGAGCAAGAAAAATCAGGTTGGAAACCTGCAAATCGCCAACGTAAAGTTTCTTTGGCACTCAAAGCCTATGCCATGCTAGCGACCAGCGCGGATAAAGGTGCTGTGCGCGATAAATCCATGTTGGAAGGTTAA